The window ATATAACTGATATAAAAAGTGTTTCGATTACTTCATTTATTGAAGACTTTACAAAGGTCGTTGTATCAAAAGGAATATTAGCTTTTATTCCATCAGGGAATTTTTGGCTTAATTCATCAATTTTTCCTTTTACCCCCTCTGCTACCTTTAGGGCATTAGCTTCTGGCTGAAGAAATACAGCTATGGCAGCTGAAGGCTGGCCATTGAGTTGGTTAGATATATTATAACTCTGAGATCCAAGTTCCACCCTTGCTATATCTCTGACTCTTATCATTCCTCCGTCAGGTGTTGTCTTAACTATGATATTTTCAAATTCTTCTGTACTGTTTAATTTACCCCTCATATTTACAGTAAACTGAAAGTCTTGATCCACAGGTGATGGTTCCTGTCCAATCTGACCTGCTGCTACCTGGATATTTTGTTCTCTGACAGCATTTACCACATCAGTACTTGTGAGGCCTCTTGCCTTAAGCTTATCGGGATATAACCATATCCTCATACTATAGTCACCGGCACCAAAGACTGTTATACCACCTACACCCTTTATTCTAGAAAGTTCATCTTTTATATTGAGTGTAGCATAGTTACTCAGAAAAAGATCGTCATGCATTGGATTTTCTGAGGTAAGACTGGCAAAAAGTAGTATGTTAGAAGACCTTTTTTCTGTAGTTACTCCCTGACGCTGAACCTCTTCAGGTAAGGAAGACAAGGCTTGAGATACACGGTTTTGGACTAAGTTTTGTGCTACGTCCATATCTGTCCCAACCTCAAAGGTAACACTCAGTGAATACTCTCCACTATTAGAACTGTTACTAGACATATAGATCATATTCTCTACTCCGTTGACCTCTCCCTCTATAGGCTGGGCCACGGTGAGTGATATAGTCTCTGCATTTGCTCCTGGATAGACAGCCGATACCTGTACTGTTGGGGGAGCTATTTCTGGATACTGGGCTACTGGAAGAGATTTCATAGTCACCAGTCCTGCAATGACTATTACAATTGATATAACTCCGGCAAAAATGGGACGCCTTATAAAAAATTTACTAAACATTATTTATTCCTCCTAAATAGATTAATTTTCCGTTTTAGGACTTTTATTTTCTGAGTTTTCTTCATCTATAGGAGAAACTTCACGTCCTGGATAAGCCATCTGGATACCTTTTACAATTATGCTATCACTTGGCTCTATTCCTGATTTTATAACCCTCATTCCATTTATGAGATCTCCGATCTCAACATGTTTATACTCGACAATATTTTCATTGTTTACAGCTAATAAATAATAGCCCTGTTGATCCCTTCCAACTATTTGATCTGGTACAAGAAGGGCATTTTCTATGGTTTTTTCAGATATTTTAATGTTGGCAAACATTCCAGGTAGAATATCTTTTTTACTGTTTTCAAAGACAGCCCTTACCTGTATATTTCCAGTTCCTGGATTTACCCTGTTATTTATGTAGTCTATTTTCCCCTTATGAGAAAAATCCTTATTTAAAAGTCCTAAATATATTTCAGTGGAATCGGCCCGACTGTTTAATAGGTCAGATTCAATAATATCTCTTTCATTTACGTTAAAATATACATAGATAGAATCATCTTTTATAATAGTTGCAAGGAGGGTATTTTCTCCGGCTCCTATTAGGTTTCCTGCGTCTACAAGATTTCTGTCTATACGTCCGCTTATAGGTGCATGTATTGTGGTATAAGACAAATTAAGCTCTGCTGTTTCTACCGCAGCTTTTGCAGATTCTATTGCAGCCTTTGCAACTTCTACATCAGCTCTTGCCTGAATAACACTTACTTCACTTACAGCACGCTCTTTATAAGCCATTTCCATTCTCTGAAAAGTTGCTTCGGCAGCCTTGAGTTTTGATATTTCTATTGTCAGTTGTGCCTTGGCTTCACCAAGTTTTGCATTATAAGGACGCTGATCTATAACAAATAGCAGGTCACCTTTTTTTACAAAAGAACCTGGCTTAAACATTACTTTTTCTAAATACCCCTCTACTCGGGGTCTTATCTCTACAGAATCCATAGCCTCAGTAAGTCCCGTAAATTCCAAATAATTTGTAACATTTTTCTGTGTAGGCTTGCTCACTGTCACCTTAGATGGAGGTGGCGGAGAGTAGGTATTTTCCTTCTCGCATCCTGTAAAAAGTGTTCCCATAATGAGAATTGTGAAAATCAGGGTGTAAATTTTTCTGTTTTTAGACTCCATATAAATGCTCCTTTTAAATTATATTTTTAATTTTTAGAATTTATTTCTGAGTTTTTACGATAGAATCAGGATCCCATCCTCCACCTAGAGCTGCATAAAGACGTACAAAGTTTTCTGCACTGTCTCCTCTAGCTTGGGCTAATCTGTCTTCAGAAGTAAACTGACTTAGTTGAGAATTTAAAACATTTTCAAAATCTACAAGCCCTTGTTTATAGAGGTTAAGAGAAAGCTCCACTGTTTTTTTAGATGCTTTCACAGTCTTTTCCAAATGTTTTAGACGCATACTGTCTTCTGTATATGCCGTCATTGTATTCTCCGCTTCATTTAATGCATTAAGTACTGTGCTCTCATACTGAATAGCCTTTTGACGTACAATTGCATCCTGCACGTCGATTTGATTTAATATACTTCCTCCGGAAAATATATTCCATCTCAAAGAAGGCCCTATTGAAAAATAATTTCCTCCTGAACTAAATAAATTTCCACTTGATACTGATTGATATCCAAATGTTCCAGAAAGAGAAAACTGCGGATAAAGGTCTGCCTTGGCAATACCTACACGAGCTGTTTCTACTGCTAATTGACGCTCTGCACTTCTGATGTCAGGACGTTGTCTAAGAATATCTGCAGGAACCCCTATAGCCGCGTCTGCAGGAGGCACAGGTATAGCTTTTTTTTCATACATCAACTGATTTAGTTCTCCAGGATTTCGTCCTAGTAAAACAGCCATGGTGTTTATAGCTTCTGACAACTGTATCCTAAGGGGTGGCACAGTAGCTTCTGAACTTGAAAGAGCCTGTTCTGCCTGGGCAACTTCAAGAGCTGTAGCCAACCCGTACTTAAATCTTGCTTCTGTGATCCTCAAAACTTCTCTCTGAAGCTCTATATTTGAATTTGAAGCCTCTAGCCTTGCCTGATAAGTTCTTATTTTTATATAGTTAAGGGCTATTCTGGAATTAATTGATATTATTACGTCATTCCTATCTTCCTGGACTGCTTGATAATTAGCTTTGGCAGCCTCTATACTCCGCCTCACACGACCAAAAAGGTCTATCTCCCAGCCTACCTCTAGGCCCAGCCCTTTGTAAGTATTTGTAGCACCAGTATACCCTGCATTTTTGCTGGTCTTTTGTCTCAGAAGATCTCCCTGTACACCTACTGTAGGATATCTGTCTCCTGTCACCACACCTAGCCTGGAACGGTATTCATCTACACGTGCCATAGCCTCTTTCAAGTCTAGATTACTATTTGAAGCTTCCTTTATAAGTTCATCTAACATGGGATCGTTAAATAATTTCCACCACTGTTCAGACAACCTATTTTCATTATTAAAATTTAAAGCATTTTCTCCGTTCCATTTTTCCGGTACTTTTACCTTTGGCGAGACATAGTCAGGTCCCACAGCAGTACATCCAGTGAAAACCAGTACAGCTGACAAGGTCAAGGCTACAGGTAATTTTTTTAATCTCAGCTTTTCTTTTCCCCTCATTCTTTTCAACTCCGATATTTTAATTTTTTATCTATTCAAATTTTTTTTAACTAAATTTAGTTAATTTTTAACTAACTATTTTTATAAAAAAATCATCAATCAAATAGTTTTCTAAATATTTTTATAAAATTACTTATTTCCTCATCTGTAAGAGAATCTAATTTTTTCTCTGCAAACTTTTCTGCCGATAGCTTCCTTAATTTCACTATCTTTTTACCTTTTTCAGTAAGCTTTATATAAAAAACCCTTTTATCTAATGCACACTGCTCCCTGTAAACACACTCAAACTTTATAAGTTTATTTATTATTTCAGTTACCGAAGGCTTGGTTATGTTGAGAATTTCAGACAGTTCACTTGATGTCATGTTTGGGTTTTTATCTATCAAGCTTAGATAATGAAATTGTTTTATCTGCATATCATAGGATCCTAGCTCTTTAGAAGTTTCTATACTACATTTAGACAGTTCGTTATAAAATTTTATTATCAGACCTGTTAACTCTTCTTTTTTATACATAAAAAACCTCTTTTAAAAATTTCGTTAGTTTCAAACTAAATAAATTAAAGATTATCACTTTTAAATAAACATGTCAAACTGTTTTGCAAAAAAAAGGTCCGGAACCTGCCAAACACAGGAAACGAACCTTTAAAATTTATACTATTAAAATTTACTCAAGCATTTTCTTTATATCATTTGCGATAAACTGGGCTTTTGCTCCGAATATTGCCTGAACTCCGTTTTTAC is drawn from uncultured Ilyobacter sp. and contains these coding sequences:
- a CDS encoding efflux RND transporter periplasmic adaptor subunit — its product is MESKNRKIYTLIFTILIMGTLFTGCEKENTYSPPPPSKVTVSKPTQKNVTNYLEFTGLTEAMDSVEIRPRVEGYLEKVMFKPGSFVKKGDLLFVIDQRPYNAKLGEAKAQLTIEISKLKAAEATFQRMEMAYKERAVSEVSVIQARADVEVAKAAIESAKAAVETAELNLSYTTIHAPISGRIDRNLVDAGNLIGAGENTLLATIIKDDSIYVYFNVNERDIIESDLLNSRADSTEIYLGLLNKDFSHKGKIDYINNRVNPGTGNIQVRAVFENSKKDILPGMFANIKISEKTIENALLVPDQIVGRDQQGYYLLAVNNENIVEYKHVEIGDLINGMRVIKSGIEPSDSIIVKGIQMAYPGREVSPIDEENSENKSPKTEN
- a CDS encoding efflux transporter outer membrane subunit: MRGKEKLRLKKLPVALTLSAVLVFTGCTAVGPDYVSPKVKVPEKWNGENALNFNNENRLSEQWWKLFNDPMLDELIKEASNSNLDLKEAMARVDEYRSRLGVVTGDRYPTVGVQGDLLRQKTSKNAGYTGATNTYKGLGLEVGWEIDLFGRVRRSIEAAKANYQAVQEDRNDVIISINSRIALNYIKIRTYQARLEASNSNIELQREVLRITEARFKYGLATALEVAQAEQALSSSEATVPPLRIQLSEAINTMAVLLGRNPGELNQLMYEKKAIPVPPADAAIGVPADILRQRPDIRSAERQLAVETARVGIAKADLYPQFSLSGTFGYQSVSSGNLFSSGGNYFSIGPSLRWNIFSGGSILNQIDVQDAIVRQKAIQYESTVLNALNEAENTMTAYTEDSMRLKHLEKTVKASKKTVELSLNLYKQGLVDFENVLNSQLSQFTSEDRLAQARGDSAENFVRLYAALGGGWDPDSIVKTQK
- a CDS encoding MarR family transcriptional regulator, yielding MYKKEELTGLIIKFYNELSKCSIETSKELGSYDMQIKQFHYLSLIDKNPNMTSSELSEILNITKPSVTEIINKLIKFECVYREQCALDKRVFYIKLTEKGKKIVKLRKLSAEKFAEKKLDSLTDEEISNFIKIFRKLFD